The window TCGCTGCTCGTTGCAACCTCGACCGGAAGTACCTCAACACCCTCACCCCGAGCCTCACGTCGAACACCTGGTCGACGATCTCGGAAAGGAACGCCTTCCCGACCCCGCCGGCCTCCCTCAGGTTCCTCCGCAGCCGGTCGCTGAAGCTCTCCCTGACGGTGAACTGGTAGCTGCGCAGATAGGCTTGCCGCAGCAGCAGCTCATTGCGGGACCTCGGCGGTCGAGGCAGCAGCAGCTGCTCAGCATCGGTGGCCTGCTTTGCCCGTCTGAACTCCATCGGTGGTCTGGTGGCTGGAGCGAGATGAAGGACGAGCCTAAGCTATACATCTAACACCATATCTAACATGAAGACGTCATTGCTACCAAGTTACTGTCAGTGGTTGAACCAAATCCGATGAATTTATGGGTTATGGGTGGTGGGTGGCAATTGTTATACCCAAGCTTCACCAACTCTGGATAACTCTGCTCCGCACGCAATCGGTTGATGTGTCTTCCAcgggtttttgggtccttcccaaATCGATTACGTTGTGACCTGTCACATGAGTTGCATGTCGTTGATCCAAACAAGATTCCGATTCGGGACACTGGATCAGTTTAAAAGGATCACAAACATCTACTTTGTTTCACTGAACATATAAGAGTAAAAGAGTAAAAAAGATCAGAACATAACATATCATATCATTCATTATGTTTCGAATGCACTAACACTCGCACTAATTCCATTCAAAGTTGGAACAGAAGCGATTCACCGAATTAAAACCTTACATGTCGAAACAAACTGCTTCTGCTTGAAAGCTAAAGCAACAGACTGCAAAATTGAAACTTCGTCTTCAGACTTCCTGGATGCTTAAACCTGCAACATTGTACAAATCAGATCACTATCGACTTGCACTTTAATCAAATAATTCAGCAAACATCAATTCGGTTTCTTCGTAAAACAGTGTGGAAGCTACCACTGTGATTCAATGCGTTAGAAGTTCATACTATATACCCTTTGCAATTATCGATTAGCTTAGTTTGGTATGCATAGCCCCATAAAAAAAATAGAGATCATAATGACTCTTAGCATGGAAACAAATGTTTATAAGCAAATATCATTCGCATTATTTCTAAAACACTGAAATTATCACTGTGATTCATTCGTTTCGCCATTACCAGTTGGCTTAGTTTGGTATACATAGCCCCccgaaaaaaaagagagatcataatgaCTCTTAACATGGAAACAGATGATCAGCAAATATCAATCCATTTTCTCCCTGAAACACTGGAAATTTTCACCACAACTCGTTGTGTCAGAGCATGTTATTATATACCTTTTTTTCTAATTATCAATTGACTAATGTCAGCCATAAATGAATAACATAATTTGGCATGTATAGCACAGGAAAGAAAGAAGATATCATAATGCCTCTTAGCACAGACACAACTTTCCTCTATGCGGGGATAAGACCGCACATTAATCGTCCCCAAATTGCAGATTGACAGGAGACTCATGTGTTGGGTTCCCCTTTAACATACAGAGGTTTTACAACAGTGACTCCTAAAAAATATCAAACCCAGGTATCATCAATAGTTCGCTCTCCGTCCAAAGTTCTTATGCAGTTGCTCAGAGTTCCAAAATCAGCTAAAGTTCATTGCATGTATAACCCTATTTCTAACTCCGTCGAAAGTTCTTATGCCGTTGCTCAGAGTTCCAAAATCAGCTAAAGTTCATTGAATGTATAACCCTATTTCTAACTCAGTCCAAAGTTCTTATGCTGTTGCTCAGAGTTCCAAAATCAGCTAAAGTTCATTGCATGTATAACCCTATTTCTAACTCAATTGCAGCCCACATATTGCCTactgataacatcaagatcaaCAGACTGTTCCTTGCAAATAATCATGACACCACAAAACTCAAATCAGGATGCATGTGCAATGTTCTTGAACATGGAAACTGAATCTTGACTTTACCCTGGAGCTCCATTGCTATGGCAGACAAGGATGTTGGCAATTATAATCTTTGAATGCGAGATCGCCTAATTAATGtcatatttttttcatgaattaGACTTTTATCACTTATAGTACAATGCCGATCTCATAACAAACGAACGAGGATTACACACGAGCATAGCAAATCTAACCTGGCGGAAGAGACTGCTTCAGCTTGTCTGCCTTCTCGGGGTCGAACACGCAAAGTGTGTAGAGGTACTTGGCACAGCGGACTTTGAACTTGACCACATCCTTTCTCCTCTTTATCCTCACCGACCGTGCATCCTTCCTTCTCGCGGTGAGAAGGAAATCCTTAATCTCGTGAATCTGCTTCGGCTGCAAACGCATCGATGTgtacaaaaccaatcattcaagagaaggaTAAGCAACACGGATTCAGAAGAACCAAGAACTAATTTTGATCAGTACAAGTCAACATAACACTATCATCAATGCAATGAGTCCAATGGCCAAAACTGCTAACACCGGTCGGTGCTCCATCAACTAAGAAAAACCTCATCCCACCGTATCAAAATGGGAACTGAAACCAGCATTTTACCGAAGCAATGGGAACGCTATACATCTGACTACGCATACAGAACCAAAACCTGCGTTGCGACTCGACATTTGACACGACTCGCATGGGGAAGAACGATCGAAGGAGAAAAATACCATCTTTGATGCGCCTCGACGGGGAAGGCGGCTGGCTTCCGGTGCTGCGCCTCTCCGTGGAAAACCCTAATCCGGGAAGGCGGCAGTTGACACGTCATTTAGTAGCGCGGCGAAAAACCCTAGTTTCCAAAATTTACCTGATGTGACGTAAATGCCCCTAAAACAGGAGTATTATTCCCGTCCCAATCGATTGGGTTTGGGTCAAGTCCGGTCCGAGCATGGACCCCAATTTGGGCGTGAAAGCCTCGAAACCGAAAAGGGCCTATTTGACATTAACTCTATTTGTTGTGTTCTTAAATTcctttctctttttgtttttgttttttgttattgTGTGCGATAGTATTAATTAAAATTAAGACCAACATAGGAAATTTTGTTTGGGAGctctatttttaatttattggTGTCCTAAATTATTAAGAATTTTCTACCCATTTAATCACCATTCGAAGCTTTCTAACTTCATTACGGTTTATATTTTTCTATACAACAAATAAGttttcatttaaaattttaaaaaataagtgaAAATTAATATTTATGCTATAATGGACTTAAAAGGCTTGTGGTTCATTACATTGGTTCGATCGGGTCGATACATATTGGTCGGTATTTATTAAATTGATTAGAAATAAAGatcaaatgatatatttttatttaagtttAATCAAACATACTATTCCTTAGTTCAATCATGTTAAGGTTAGTAACTATATTAAGAGTCTTAATTATGTTTTAACTATTTTATGAAAAgtcataattaaatttaaattatgaattaaaacaaACAGAGTCATTAGAGAATTAGGATTTGTTTTGAGTCTCGAGGTtttggtgaaaaaaaaaaagataaaacactTTTGATGCTCATCAGAGATTGGGATTTGTTTCTATATGAGAGGGTTTGTAATGAATTTCAACCTTGAGTGTGAGTTAACTTAAATGAGAATGatttcttatattatttttttaattaaaaaatattttttatatagaaAATTATCAAATCACATAAAAACTTATGTTATTTTTTTGGTATGTTCTTTATTTATTGATATATAAAGTTTTTATGTTGGGTTTGAGTTATTTTTCGTCCCCGAGAAACCAAACAACAAAATAAACTGCAGATGACCATGAAACCTTCATCCATCCACCATTATATAGAATAAATATAAAGGCCATGGTGTTGATGACTTCATTTTTCTAACAACCATCAGAATTTTGAGGATGAACAAAGAGTTGATCCTTACAACAATTGAATGAtgtagagggaaaaaaaaaaagaacctcaACAAGCTAATGTATATTTCTGCCAACAAAGAGATATTGCcaattagaacaaaagaagagagaagattTTTATTTACTGCCCCACCGAAGGTTGGATTGAGGTTATATACATCTGCAGCTACTATGACAATCTACTGAAAACTCTATATACTGAACCaataaagagaaaagaagtttatAACCGATGCAAGAGGACATGGTTTTAGATCATTTATCAGCTAAGAGGACCATGTGCCAGCTCCAGTCATCTAATCTTTCATCGGAAATGACGGCGGACATCGTGATACATACATAGACCACAAAATTGTTTGGAGGATGGAGTTGGCAAGCTATTCAACAACATTAACATGAAGCGGTAGAGTTGGAGAGTTGGCATTTGTCTCAATGCTTCAGGATAAAATTTAACCTGCAGAACAAGTAACAAAAGTTAGAACAATTAGAAGATATATGAAGCTGTATATATCCTTAATTAAAGTGAAAAATGCCTTTCCAGTTTGTGTTTTGTTGTCCACAACAGTCACTGGTCGGATAAACAAGTCTGCAGCATTTTGGTTAAAGCCTGAAAGCATATATGTCGAGGACAAAGTCAGGAAATGGCAAAGCCTCCTTTGTGAGATACacaagtggtcaaaggtattatacgGAGGAAAACTGCAGTGCGTTATCTACTTGGAGTTTCAAATGGCTACTGCAAAGCCTTTACATGGAAAGTTGAGCAGGTAGCAACAAAACAAAAAGCACATGAAAAGGTAATCAGAATACACCGATGCATAATTTGTAGAAGTTCTAAAAGTAAATTGAATTAGATGAAGCCTCCGCTGtaggaaagatatcatttgaattACATGCACGTGAGTGTGTGTGCGTGCGCACGCGTTCAAGATAATCTTAACATACATTCTTGTCTTGGCATTTTAACTGTTCCAAATAAATGATCCATATGAATTATCAAAAGGAGCTTCCCTGATGATTACAAGAGCTGGAAGCAATAGAAGCATCGATACTACTGGATTCTGTGTCCATCAAAAAGAAAGGATTTGGGAACAGAAACACCCCAAAGCATACAACAAAAACTAGATATAATGTTCGACAGAATTCTTCTTCAAAATAGAAGATCCAATCGTATTTATGGAAGTTCTCATCGCTATCCACAGGTAGGCAGAATAGATTTCTAATTCCCGTGACGACATTTTAACATACTATAAATTGACATAATTTCCATGATGTCTACATTGAACATTTGCAGGTTGTCATCAATTGGGCTGATGGCCTTGTTGAAGGATCTAAACCCCCTCTTGAGGAATAAATATCAAGATAGTTTTCATTAAGTTGATCGATGCATTATTCCGATAAAAAGACAGTAACATGAGAAAATCTCTTTGCAAAAGTAACTTCATTCCTGAAACGTAAGACTTCTCAGTGCAACTTTTAGTGATGATATCAAGATTCAGTGGACCATATCTGGTATACTTGCAATACTTTTCATAACGAAGTAGCATGGCATGCGGACTATTAAAGTAGAATTCCATATGCAAGAGCAAGATTAATGTGTATGGCTTTCTGATGTACAATACTTTTGGGACAAAGCAAACAAATTCCAGATGTGCAGTGAGATTAGCATGCCTGGCATAGTAACTCAACATGTAATAACTAAGATGAGCGTTTCTTAATTGGTATAATCTAAAGTAGGGGGAAATAAATTCACATACAAGCACAGAAAATATGCTTTCACATTTAAAATCCAATTGAAAGCATACAAAACAAGATCCGTGAAACAATAAGGTCTTTCAAAAGTTTGGTTGTCGTGTCAGTGAATGCAATACTCTAGGTATCTCAGCAACTTAAACAGATTTAATGACTTCCAAGTACAGGATTAAAAACAAATGGCCCATCTTAATAAGTTTTAGCAACATATTTCAGGTATTGAgcatgtttctattttttttgcCAAACTGCTAAATATCAGGCTAAATCAaattaattacatatttaattGTTAGCTAGCTAGCTGCCAAGTATCACAAAAGTCCTAGATAGACAAGCAGTGAACCAGAAAAGCCAAATATTTTAGCAATTACAAAGGAAATGCCTTTATGATGCTTACATTTTCTTATGTCGGAATTGTGAATGACCTTTATCCACGGCCTCTGTGTATTATTTTGTCAAAATTCTATATTATCAGATGTTGACTGGGTTGTCATCTCCCAAAATATTTCTCTTCCTTTCAGTTTTGAGTTATACTCTTTCAAGTGATATCAAGTCTGTCTGAGCATATCCAGGGAGTAGCATAGCAGACTCAGAAAGTGAATAAAGATACTCCCTAGCTAAGTATTGTCATGGTTTTAAGAGATCGTCTTGGTAATGGAGAATCTAGCAGTACATAGTCCCATGGAAATTCAAATCCAAAATCATTTAGAAACTACATAATCTAAAAAGGCCATATGCTGAACATCTAGGACTTGGTCAAACTCGCCAAATGTCTGCTATGAGTAGACCATGTTTAAATTTGTTTATTGTCCATCTAGATATTGGCGAGTCACTGTCATCACCTAGTAAAATCTGCAGCTTAGATAACTATGACCTTCCTTCATACATGAACCAAAATTCAAGATTTTATAGCTAAGATTCTATCAGTTGCGGCAAGTCGGTAACACACATTCATCAACCTATTGTTACCAGGGAATGCATGATCAACATTTAAATCATTTTTGTCCGTCCATCAGTGCAGCTGTGCCTAGGTAAATGCATCTGGATGGACAATGAACCAACCACTGTTCAATATGCTAGATTGTATATAGATCTCTGGAAACTTAAATGCATATAA of the Musa acuminata AAA Group cultivar baxijiao chromosome BXJ2-10, Cavendish_Baxijiao_AAA, whole genome shotgun sequence genome contains:
- the LOC135625894 gene encoding large ribosomal subunit protein eL38z/eL38y-like: MPKQIHEIKDFLLTARRKDARSVRIKRRKDVVKFKVRCAKYLYTLCVFDPEKADKLKQSLPPGLSIQEV